Proteins encoded by one window of Superficieibacter sp. HKU1:
- the rluF gene encoding 23S rRNA pseudouridine(2604) synthase RluF, translated as MLPDSSIRLNKYISESGICSRREADRFIEQGNVFINGKRATIGDQVNPGDVVKVNGQLIEPREAEDLVFIALNKPVGIVSTTEDSERDNIVDFVNHSKRVFPIGRLDKDSQGLIFLTNHGDLVNKILRAGNDHEKEYLVTVDKPVTDEFIRGMGAGVPILGTVTKKCKVKKEAPFVFRITLIQGLNRQIRRMCEHFGYEVTKLERTRIMNVGLSGLPLGEWRDLTDDELITLFKLIENSSSEAKPKAKAKPKTAGIKRPVVKIEKSAEKEKARPAANGKRFTGPGRKKKGR; from the coding sequence GAGGCGGATCGCTTTATCGAACAAGGCAATGTCTTCATCAACGGCAAGCGCGCCACCATCGGCGATCAGGTGAATCCTGGCGATGTGGTCAAGGTTAACGGCCAGTTGATTGAACCGCGCGAAGCTGAAGACCTGGTGTTTATCGCCCTGAACAAGCCAGTGGGCATCGTCAGTACGACGGAAGACAGCGAGCGCGATAACATCGTCGATTTCGTTAACCACAGCAAACGCGTATTCCCGATTGGCCGTCTGGATAAAGACTCTCAGGGGCTGATTTTCCTCACCAACCACGGCGATCTGGTGAACAAAATACTGCGCGCCGGTAACGATCACGAAAAAGAGTATCTGGTGACGGTAGATAAGCCGGTTACCGACGAGTTTATTCGTGGAATGGGCGCGGGCGTACCGATCCTCGGCACGGTGACGAAGAAGTGTAAGGTAAAAAAAGAAGCGCCGTTTGTGTTCCGTATTACGCTGATTCAGGGGCTGAACCGCCAGATTCGCCGCATGTGCGAACACTTTGGCTATGAAGTGACGAAGCTTGAGCGCACGCGCATTATGAATGTCGGCCTGTCAGGCTTGCCGCTGGGTGAATGGCGCGATCTGACCGATGATGAGTTGATCACCCTGTTCAAATTGATTGAGAACTCATCTTCAGAAGCGAAACCGAAGGCAAAAGCGAAGCCGAAAACGGCGGGCATCAAGCGCCCGGTGGTGAAGATCGAAAAATCCGCTGAGAAAGAGAAAGCGCGCCCGGCGGCAAACGGTAAACGCTTTACCGGGCCGGGACGCAAGAAGAAGGGGCGTTAA